From the genome of Sphingobacterium kitahiroshimense, one region includes:
- a CDS encoding RNA polymerase sigma-70 factor: MATIIWNLKTWNDKFDHDQEEAFKYLFDSHYVQLCLFAGKILADSIAAEDIVMDVLTNFWEQKRQYIRVNNISSYIFTSVRNACLDHLKKQKKTFNPEQETISHLFGAENMLEGEETYVRVIGLIIANVETLPPKCKTIFKLIFFEGKSTSEVASELNLSPQSIRNQKIRAIHLLKIKIDPKNLIALTSFHILLKNIEFFQNFIKK; this comes from the coding sequence GTGGCAACAATTATTTGGAACCTAAAAACTTGGAATGATAAATTTGACCATGACCAAGAAGAAGCATTCAAATATTTATTTGATAGTCATTATGTACAATTATGTCTTTTTGCAGGAAAAATATTAGCAGATAGCATAGCTGCAGAAGATATTGTCATGGATGTTTTGACAAATTTTTGGGAGCAAAAACGCCAATATATCCGTGTTAACAATATTTCTTCTTATATTTTTACTTCTGTCAGAAATGCATGTCTCGATCATTTAAAAAAACAAAAAAAAACATTCAATCCTGAACAAGAAACTATTAGTCATTTATTTGGCGCAGAGAACATGCTGGAAGGAGAAGAAACCTATGTACGTGTGATTGGATTAATAATCGCGAACGTAGAAACTCTTCCTCCTAAATGTAAAACCATCTTCAAACTTATCTTTTTTGAAGGAAAATCCACATCTGAGGTCGCATCTGAACTTAATTTATCTCCTCAATCTATTCGAAATCAAAAAATACGAGCTATTCACTTATTAAAGATAAAAATTGATCCAAAAAATCTAATTGCGCTGACTTCATTTCACATTTTATTAAAGAACATTGAGTTTTTTCAAAATTTTATAAAAAAATAA
- a CDS encoding RNA polymerase sigma factor, with the protein MENSEELMMFRKLSGGSESAFSAIYAHYSPKIFIFVDRMLTLPDVTDDLVQDIFIDLWQKRDFLKNIENPKAYLYRMASNRVIDYQKKLAKRRPILDFVISQQQTMDSVSEERILYKETLLLLSEALDTLSPQRRIIYELSRNEGLTHDQIAEKLNIAKSTVANQLVSALKQIRQYLEKNAAFFSFAVFYLLTKF; encoded by the coding sequence ATGGAAAATAGTGAAGAGCTGATGATGTTCCGTAAACTATCCGGTGGTAGTGAAAGTGCCTTCTCTGCTATATATGCTCATTACAGTCCCAAGATATTTATATTTGTAGATAGGATGCTTACACTTCCAGATGTCACGGATGACCTTGTTCAAGATATTTTTATTGATCTATGGCAAAAAAGAGATTTCCTCAAAAATATAGAAAATCCCAAAGCTTATCTCTATCGCATGGCCTCAAATAGAGTTATTGATTATCAGAAAAAACTTGCCAAAAGAAGACCCATTCTCGATTTTGTAATCTCACAGCAGCAAACAATGGATTCAGTAAGTGAAGAGCGTATCCTTTATAAAGAAACACTTTTACTGCTTAGTGAAGCTCTCGATACACTTTCTCCTCAACGTAGAATCATCTATGAATTGAGTAGAAATGAGGGTTTAACACATGATCAAATTGCTGAAAAGTTAAATATTGCTAAAAGTACTGTTGCAAATCAACTCGTAAGTGCCCTTAAACAAATTCGTCAATATTTAGAAAAAAATGCTGCTTTCTTTTCTTTCGCGGTGTTCTATCTGCTAACAAAGTTTTAA
- a CDS encoding FecR family protein, producing the protein METHKIQAVEKLFYKIYNNTASVQERYDYYELILNDYCAQHVQDLMEQILIQEEGVTFTDVDRRVNVYSRIIQQLSFTQPIRRSMVSFYWTAAAAVLLFFFLGIYHHQQLRPIKYASEIEKDIAPGGESATLILGDGREIALSTIRNGEIAHDHGIKISNDSQGQITYSFAGTLSPKAGLNTIKTRNGETYKVQLADGTKVWLNAASTLQFRADLQHNGTRQVQLVGEAYFEVAKDAKHPFVVHTSQQTIRVLGTHFNVSAYQNNPTGATTVLEGRVSVKHQASEHVLNAGEQALTSTTGTVVTKTDPKSAVDWQQGDFALNNIKFDDAMQKIARWYNIEVIYESNIDKAMLTGGWVSKKQPLSAVLRAIESLDQVRFERKGRTLIVRSYQSK; encoded by the coding sequence ATGGAAACCCATAAAATACAGGCCGTAGAAAAGCTGTTTTATAAAATTTATAATAATACAGCATCTGTGCAAGAGAGGTATGATTACTATGAACTGATTCTTAATGATTATTGTGCACAACATGTACAAGATCTGATGGAGCAAATTTTGATTCAAGAAGAAGGAGTGACTTTCACAGATGTCGATCGACGTGTAAATGTATATTCTAGGATAATACAACAGTTATCATTTACTCAACCAATCAGACGGTCCATGGTTTCGTTTTATTGGACAGCGGCGGCAGCAGTTCTATTATTTTTTTTCTTAGGAATCTATCATCATCAGCAATTACGTCCTATCAAATACGCGAGCGAGATAGAAAAGGATATCGCACCAGGAGGCGAATCAGCTACGCTTATTCTGGGTGACGGCAGAGAAATTGCATTGTCTACAATTAGAAATGGGGAGATTGCGCATGATCATGGGATAAAAATCAGTAATGATAGTCAGGGACAGATCACCTATAGTTTTGCCGGTACTCTGTCACCAAAAGCCGGATTGAATACAATCAAAACTAGAAATGGCGAAACTTATAAGGTACAGCTAGCTGATGGAACTAAAGTTTGGTTAAATGCCGCTTCCACACTTCAGTTTCGTGCCGATTTGCAGCATAATGGGACTCGTCAGGTGCAGCTGGTTGGGGAAGCTTACTTTGAAGTTGCAAAAGATGCGAAACATCCATTTGTTGTTCATACCTCTCAGCAAACGATCCGCGTATTAGGCACCCATTTTAATGTAAGTGCCTACCAAAATAATCCTACCGGCGCTACAACAGTATTGGAGGGACGTGTATCAGTAAAACACCAAGCTTCAGAACATGTTCTCAACGCAGGAGAGCAAGCTCTTACGAGTACAACAGGTACTGTTGTTACAAAGACAGATCCCAAAAGTGCTGTCGATTGGCAACAGGGAGATTTTGCGCTCAATAACATCAAATTTGATGACGCTATGCAAAAAATTGCACGTTGGTATAATATAGAAGTCATCTATGAAAGCAATATCGATAAAGCAATGTTAACAGGGGGGTGGGTATCTAAAAAACAGCCTCTTTCTGCCGTACTACGAGCAATTGAAAGTCTTGATCAGGTGCGTTTTGAAAGAAAAGGGCGAACCTTAATCGTCAGATCCTATCAATCTAAATAA
- a CDS encoding SusC/RagA family TonB-linked outer membrane protein — MRKQKLPNSFADWYNYRPTIGFKKPILIGAFSVAISLHTMVYGQSINLVKKEVTVESVLKEIRKQSGYDFIFDGQKIPLRKNIAVEFNNTSFGEVLEDLATQLNLDYSINGKIVTLKSVPANNQNIQSQDFIDIRGRVLSNNKVLNGASITVEGAVSQATTDTEGRFQLKGVPRHATVLISYVGLESSSFPALVEMGDINLNTNNQVLDEVAITYSTGYQQISKERSAGSFGKPDMAVVHDRTTSMNILDRLDGLVPGLTVNSSGRGEEFSIRGVTSINSNRTPLLVVDGIIVSMNEVALINPNDVADVSVLKDATAASIWGARASNGVIVITTKKGSKSDRLKVSYSGFMKLEGKPDLNYLPKLNSRQLIDAAQSIFDPINTTWGAINTPTSSNFTGIFVAPHERSLYQAHLGNIDGTTVNHQLDSLGSIDNLAHLSDTWYRNAFLMNHTLSISGGGDRYGFYGSAAYTDDKNYTPGSKDKTYKVNLRQDLKINNRLSAYLITDLSNIDRGSVPTVAPTNSLLPYIQYKDLQSNSLDMGYLNWADSIRTVYENRSKISLHYNPLDEMNYGRTNINQLRARITAGLRLDIYKGLRFEGTYGLTRGSSKTETLSQQESYSVRLQRAQFTTLSGVAYLPKTDARFYTADQQSKNWTVRNQLVFDNIYDRHAITALFGQEAQAFLTKGNYNTVWGYKPDLLTNLPVDLNTLANGIASPVIGNSGTNRSVLFPSTVAGHTEEENRFVSYYANAGYTYDKKYTINASWRIDESSLYGKEKSAQNRPVWSIGAAWKVSREAFFNISWIKDLSIRSTVGVTGNSPNIGTAASQDIIATTTNSVFPGGVGVNIVTPANRSLTWESTFNINAGVDFALFNNRLNGSFDYYSKKTENLIGYMPTNSFTGYSNITGNLGDMKNTGLELSLSSRNVSTKLFTWGTTLNLAYNKNKIIKLNRATPISTGAGMIGEQFVTGYDAYALFAYAYAGLDALGDPQVQLVDGTITKEPNKTLAEDIRFMGTVQPKWNGGLSNRFTYKNLSLNVNAIFNLGHVMRRPNLNTLWTGGRITENVSSDFMQRWQQAGDEQRTQIPAYVSISSGRTNLRNTDYYTQGDLNVISASYLKIRDISLGYTLPSTWAKSVYTKQISLRAQLSNVMVWKNNSFGIDPEILNNIYTGQNAVSFGVQVEF, encoded by the coding sequence ATGCGAAAACAAAAATTACCCAATTCATTTGCCGATTGGTATAACTACCGGCCAACAATTGGGTTTAAAAAACCAATTTTAATCGGAGCATTTTCCGTTGCAATATCTTTACATACGATGGTTTATGGACAATCCATTAATCTTGTAAAAAAGGAAGTTACAGTAGAATCTGTCTTGAAAGAAATTAGGAAACAAAGTGGCTATGATTTTATTTTTGACGGACAGAAAATTCCTTTACGAAAAAATATTGCCGTCGAATTTAACAATACTAGTTTCGGGGAGGTATTAGAAGATTTAGCAACTCAACTAAATTTAGATTATTCTATTAACGGTAAAATCGTAACGCTTAAAAGTGTACCTGCTAATAATCAAAACATACAAAGCCAAGATTTTATTGATATTCGTGGTCGGGTGCTTTCAAACAATAAAGTGCTCAATGGGGCTTCCATAACTGTAGAAGGGGCGGTAAGTCAAGCCACCACAGATACAGAAGGACGATTTCAACTTAAAGGTGTACCACGTCATGCAACTGTTTTAATAAGTTATGTCGGACTTGAAAGCTCATCATTCCCTGCACTTGTAGAAATGGGTGATATCAATTTGAATACAAATAATCAAGTTCTAGATGAGGTCGCTATTACTTACTCAACCGGTTATCAGCAGATTAGTAAAGAACGTAGTGCCGGATCATTTGGGAAGCCAGATATGGCTGTAGTTCATGATCGTACAACATCAATGAATATTTTAGATAGGCTAGATGGACTTGTACCAGGACTTACGGTAAACTCTTCAGGTAGAGGCGAAGAGTTTTCCATACGGGGTGTTACATCGATCAATTCTAATCGTACACCATTGTTGGTTGTTGATGGTATTATCGTGTCGATGAATGAAGTCGCTTTAATAAATCCGAATGACGTAGCAGATGTTTCTGTCTTAAAAGATGCCACAGCAGCATCCATTTGGGGAGCAAGGGCATCAAATGGTGTTATTGTTATTACAACAAAAAAAGGATCCAAATCAGACCGCTTAAAAGTTTCCTACAGTGGTTTCATGAAGTTGGAAGGAAAACCAGATCTTAATTATCTTCCGAAATTAAATAGCAGACAGCTTATTGATGCCGCTCAATCAATTTTTGATCCGATCAATACCACATGGGGAGCGATCAATACACCTACCTCGAGTAATTTTACAGGTATTTTTGTAGCTCCCCATGAACGATCTTTATACCAAGCCCATTTAGGAAATATCGATGGCACAACTGTTAATCACCAATTGGATAGTTTGGGCAGTATTGATAATCTAGCCCATCTTTCTGACACTTGGTATCGAAATGCGTTCTTAATGAATCATACTCTTTCTATTTCAGGTGGAGGAGACCGTTATGGTTTTTATGGATCAGCAGCATATACAGATGATAAAAATTATACACCGGGCAGTAAAGATAAAACGTACAAAGTAAATTTACGCCAGGATCTAAAGATAAACAACAGATTATCTGCATATCTGATTACAGATCTTTCCAATATTGATCGAGGATCAGTGCCTACGGTAGCACCCACAAATTCCTTACTTCCTTACATCCAATATAAAGATCTGCAAAGTAATAGTTTGGACATGGGCTATCTGAATTGGGCAGACTCGATCCGGACAGTCTATGAAAATCGCAGCAAGATATCACTTCATTACAATCCATTGGATGAAATGAATTATGGGAGAACCAATATCAACCAGCTTCGAGCGCGTATTACAGCAGGACTGCGTCTTGATATTTATAAAGGTTTACGATTCGAAGGCACCTATGGTTTGACAAGAGGATCTAGTAAGACAGAAACTTTAAGCCAGCAGGAGAGTTATAGTGTACGTCTTCAACGAGCTCAATTTACGACACTATCTGGAGTAGCTTACCTTCCTAAGACCGACGCACGATTCTATACTGCAGACCAGCAGTCTAAAAATTGGACGGTCAGAAATCAATTGGTATTTGATAATATTTACGATAGACACGCTATCACAGCTTTGTTTGGTCAGGAAGCACAAGCATTTTTGACAAAAGGCAATTATAATACCGTGTGGGGATATAAGCCAGATTTGCTCACCAACCTCCCTGTGGATCTGAATACATTGGCAAATGGGATCGCTAGCCCAGTCATCGGCAATTCAGGTACCAACAGGAGTGTTCTTTTTCCATCGACTGTAGCAGGACATACCGAAGAGGAGAATCGCTTTGTTTCTTACTATGCTAACGCAGGCTATACCTACGACAAAAAATATACGATCAATGCAAGTTGGCGCATCGATGAGTCATCCTTGTACGGTAAAGAAAAATCTGCACAGAATAGGCCCGTGTGGAGTATTGGCGCCGCTTGGAAAGTTAGCCGCGAGGCATTCTTTAATATTTCTTGGATAAAAGACCTGAGCATTCGTTCTACTGTAGGCGTAACCGGGAATTCACCAAATATCGGTACTGCAGCATCCCAGGATATTATTGCTACAACGACAAATTCTGTTTTTCCCGGAGGTGTCGGTGTAAATATTGTCACGCCTGCCAATAGGTCTTTAACCTGGGAATCCACGTTTAACATCAATGCCGGAGTTGATTTTGCCTTATTTAACAATAGATTGAATGGATCTTTTGATTACTACAGTAAGAAAACAGAAAACCTCATAGGCTACATGCCTACCAATTCATTTACCGGATACAGTAATATTACCGGAAATTTAGGCGATATGAAAAATACAGGTTTAGAATTGAGTCTGAGCAGTAGAAATGTAAGTACAAAACTGTTTACCTGGGGTACGACATTAAATTTGGCATATAACAAAAATAAGATCATCAAATTAAATCGCGCCACGCCAATTTCTACAGGAGCAGGGATGATTGGAGAGCAGTTTGTAACAGGATACGATGCATATGCACTCTTTGCCTATGCCTATGCTGGTCTAGACGCCCTTGGCGATCCTCAAGTACAGTTGGTTGACGGTACGATCACAAAAGAACCCAATAAGACATTAGCTGAGGATATTAGATTTATGGGTACAGTACAACCAAAGTGGAACGGAGGACTTTCCAATAGGTTTACTTATAAAAATCTGTCTTTAAACGTCAATGCGATTTTCAATTTGGGTCATGTCATGAGAAGACCAAATCTCAATACACTATGGACTGGTGGACGCATTACCGAAAATGTGAGCAGCGATTTTATGCAGCGCTGGCAACAAGCAGGAGATGAGCAACGTACTCAAATACCAGCTTATGTGAGCATTTCCTCTGGTCGCACTAACCTGCGCAATACCGATTATTATACCCAAGGAGATCTAAATGTTATCAGTGCCTCTTACCTAAAGATACGTGATATTTCTCTAGGCTATACTTTGCCTTCAACCTGGGCAAAAAGTGTATATACAAAACAGATTTCCTTACGGGCTCAGTTATCCAACGTCATGGTCTGGAAGAATAATAGCTTCGGTATAGATCCAGAAATTTTGAACAATATATACACAGGTCAAAATGCGGTATCGTTCGGTGTTCAAGTCGAGTTTTAA
- a CDS encoding RagB/SusD family nutrient uptake outer membrane protein, which translates to MKSKYLIYTLSVAFCIASCGKSFLEITPKGKFLASKVSDYDLLFQNTTLINTGTSPANAQVPMGDEVAVVDPYFNGAQLRTQRLFRWEDKVYNDDEDAFEMLAIMPQLYTYNKIINEVMDAQGGSVEQKEALRAEGKANRAWAFFMLCNYYGAPYSTTTASTALSIPLLTEADVAKTSFQRASVADIYDHMVKDLSESIPYLPENPALRTRMSRAAAEALLAKVYLFMGKYEESLSSMDQALNNLPTTFATQLYDLNITMAIGGTWGYDPNWALTSYQSLYPPAWNNIENLFPKQHGLNGWNSELSDILLSPEALSLFSANDQRLKFFTPQPSGGGKFAVAGLRRRNSGTQAQFGVRLAEMYLIRAEANARLGNTAEAIKDLETLRVKRMPALEAKVTITDKNLLIKFVIEERLREFALQGQRWFDMRRLSVDPLFKEKQYTHVYYDTNGQEKERITLRPERLIMRFPEKVMNENPGMINNP; encoded by the coding sequence ATGAAAAGTAAATATTTAATATATACACTAAGCGTGGCTTTTTGCATTGCCTCCTGTGGTAAAAGTTTTTTGGAAATTACGCCGAAAGGCAAATTCTTAGCGAGTAAGGTTTCGGATTATGACCTTTTGTTTCAGAACACCACATTAATCAATACAGGTACTTCACCAGCTAATGCACAAGTGCCCATGGGAGATGAGGTTGCGGTCGTTGATCCCTATTTTAATGGAGCACAGTTAAGAACTCAGCGGCTTTTTCGTTGGGAGGATAAAGTTTATAATGATGATGAGGACGCCTTTGAGATGTTGGCTATTATGCCACAGCTTTATACCTATAATAAAATTATAAATGAAGTGATGGATGCTCAAGGAGGCAGTGTAGAGCAGAAAGAAGCCTTGCGTGCCGAAGGTAAGGCCAATCGTGCCTGGGCCTTTTTCATGCTGTGCAACTACTATGGAGCGCCGTATTCTACTACGACCGCCTCCACAGCTTTATCGATACCATTATTGACAGAAGCTGATGTTGCCAAGACAAGTTTTCAGCGCGCTTCAGTAGCAGATATCTATGACCACATGGTAAAAGATTTAAGCGAATCTATTCCATATTTACCTGAAAATCCAGCCTTAAGAACCCGGATGTCACGTGCAGCTGCCGAAGCATTGCTGGCAAAAGTTTATCTATTTATGGGCAAATATGAAGAATCTCTTTCCAGTATGGACCAAGCATTGAACAATTTACCAACCACATTTGCAACGCAATTGTACGATCTAAATATCACGATGGCAATAGGAGGCACCTGGGGGTACGATCCCAATTGGGCGCTTACGAGCTATCAAAGCCTCTATCCACCAGCTTGGAATAACATCGAAAATCTTTTTCCAAAACAGCATGGATTGAATGGTTGGAATTCAGAGTTATCCGATATTCTATTATCACCAGAAGCATTATCCTTATTTTCGGCGAATGACCAACGTCTTAAATTTTTCACTCCACAACCCAGTGGTGGTGGGAAATTTGCTGTCGCAGGTTTAAGACGACGTAATAGTGGTACACAAGCACAGTTTGGCGTTCGCCTGGCAGAAATGTATCTGATAAGAGCAGAAGCAAACGCGCGATTAGGAAATACCGCCGAAGCGATTAAAGATTTAGAAACATTGCGTGTTAAGCGTATGCCAGCATTAGAGGCTAAAGTTACTATTACAGATAAGAATCTGTTAATTAAGTTTGTTATCGAAGAGCGATTGCGTGAATTTGCATTGCAGGGACAGCGCTGGTTTGATATGCGCAGGCTATCCGTAGATCCTTTGTTTAAAGAAAAACAATATACTCATGTGTATTATGATACCAATGGTCAAGAAAAAGAACGTATAACACTACGTCCGGAACGTCTTATAATGCGTTTCCCTGAAAAAGTAATGAATGAAAACCCAGGAATGATAAATAATCCATAA
- a CDS encoding TlpA disulfide reductase family protein: MNLKSIILSCALMGSIHVVAAQQKVYIHGQLQHPNVGDVLYLNYLNNGESIQDSIVLQANGKFEFRAEIHKETIARLFISHPENPGLKKNSDKAFFYLEKGKVSFQSSDSLRTAVIISGPLNKDYSLLKTNLLPLEQRREVLFSTLTEDNRKSEQFVAQYRKENEEIATQIKQVYSSFIRQHPGSTVSFYALERVGGAFPDYQEMNNLYSSLSSSTKGTEEGLKWRAKLDLLKNTAIGAEAPNFSSQTVSGDEFQLNSLKGKYVLLDFWASWCSPCRQESPYLIQAFDKYADKGFTILNVSLDSKNAKAAWIKAIEEDKIGNWNHVSDLNGFNSEVAKLYGIQAIPQNFLLDKNGKIIAKNLRGEELLRILGEQPSLAK, translated from the coding sequence ATGAATTTAAAATCTATAATTTTAAGTTGTGCCCTCATGGGTTCGATACATGTAGTTGCGGCCCAGCAAAAAGTTTATATCCATGGACAGCTGCAGCATCCAAATGTTGGAGATGTTCTTTATCTCAATTATTTAAACAATGGTGAATCCATACAAGATTCTATTGTGTTGCAGGCTAATGGAAAGTTTGAATTCCGTGCTGAGATCCACAAAGAGACTATTGCGCGTCTTTTCATCAGTCATCCAGAAAATCCAGGGTTGAAAAAAAATTCAGATAAAGCTTTTTTCTATTTAGAAAAAGGAAAGGTTTCTTTTCAATCCTCCGATTCTTTACGGACAGCGGTTATTATATCAGGACCTCTAAATAAAGACTATTCTTTACTGAAAACTAATTTACTTCCTTTGGAGCAACGTCGGGAAGTATTGTTTTCTACATTGACAGAGGACAATCGCAAATCAGAACAGTTTGTAGCTCAATATCGAAAAGAAAACGAAGAAATAGCGACACAGATCAAACAAGTTTACAGTAGCTTTATACGGCAACATCCCGGCTCTACTGTCAGCTTTTATGCATTGGAACGTGTAGGAGGAGCTTTTCCCGATTATCAAGAAATGAATAATTTGTATTCTTCATTATCTTCCAGCACAAAAGGCACTGAAGAAGGTCTTAAGTGGCGAGCCAAACTTGACTTATTGAAAAATACAGCTATAGGAGCAGAGGCTCCCAATTTTAGTTCTCAGACCGTATCGGGCGATGAGTTTCAGCTCAATAGTCTAAAAGGAAAATATGTTTTGCTTGATTTTTGGGCATCTTGGTGTAGTCCCTGTCGGCAGGAGAGCCCATATCTTATTCAGGCATTCGATAAATACGCTGATAAAGGTTTTACAATTTTGAATGTATCATTGGATAGTAAAAATGCTAAAGCTGCTTGGATCAAAGCTATCGAAGAAGATAAGATAGGAAATTGGAACCATGTTTCAGACCTAAATGGTTTCAATAGTGAGGTTGCTAAACTTTATGGGATACAGGCGATTCCACAGAATTTTCTTTTGGATAAAAATGGTAAAATCATTGCCAAAAACTTAAGAGGAGAAGAGTTGTTAAGAATTTTAGGAGAGCAACCATCGCTAGCTAAATAA
- a CDS encoding insulinase family protein, with protein sequence MRKQEIGVYSPMIQVTKAKDPLGFYALVISFDCDPKRKDSLILAVREELHKLQKEGVIQEELDKFISEESRKYELQAKSNQFWLSYLKGQWDKKESLDQFLKYPHLLKTIHLKEINKYCHS encoded by the coding sequence ATACGTAAACAAGAGATCGGTGTGTATTCTCCTATGATCCAGGTGACCAAAGCGAAAGATCCTTTAGGATTTTATGCTTTGGTGATATCTTTTGACTGCGATCCTAAACGTAAAGATTCATTAATTTTAGCCGTGAGAGAGGAGCTCCATAAACTCCAAAAAGAGGGTGTTATCCAAGAAGAATTAGATAAGTTCATTTCAGAAGAAAGTAGGAAGTACGAATTACAGGCAAAATCAAATCAATTTTGGTTGTCATATCTTAAAGGGCAATGGGATAAAAAAGAATCTTTAGATCAATTTTTGAAATATCCTCATTTATTGAAGACAATACATCTTAAAGAGATTAATAAGTATTGTCATTCTTGA
- a CDS encoding MFS transporter, producing the protein MDSLNLCNNKCKVVTRIHAAPLDSNNGGPTAPAWTAVFSLTMGVFGLLTSEYLPASLLTPMASELGVSEAVAGQTVTVTAVAALCSGLILPGLTRSLDRRWVLLAFSFLMVTSNLLVAFSSSLIVLLVMRTLLGVALGGFWAMAAAVAMRLVPAALVPRALSIIFSGIAVGTVVSVPLGSYLGGILGWRSAFYAAAVIGVITLVFQWFTLPRLRPQKTATSGTVSSILLRPGIAIGMVGCVLAHMGHYALFTYIRPFLESTISIGPNGLALMLLGFGVANFAGTLLAGKLLERSLRRTLVLMPMIVGIIALLLVMIPSSFVGHALLIAIWGMAFGGVPVAWSNWVARAVPDQAESAGGMVVAAVQGAIAAGAAAGGMLFNFTGIVGVFVAAGVSMLLAGLLIELWVKVGKSGHNT; encoded by the coding sequence ATGGATAGTTTAAATTTATGTAACAACAAATGTAAAGTTGTTACAAGAATACATGCAGCTCCCTTAGACTCCAATAATGGAGGACCGACCGCACCAGCTTGGACTGCAGTGTTTTCCCTAACAATGGGCGTTTTTGGATTGTTGACGTCTGAGTATTTACCGGCGAGTCTCCTAACCCCTATGGCTTCGGAGCTCGGGGTGTCTGAAGCTGTTGCAGGCCAAACCGTTACTGTTACAGCAGTTGCGGCATTATGTTCGGGGTTAATCTTACCAGGTCTGACACGGTCTTTAGACAGACGATGGGTACTACTTGCGTTTTCATTTTTAATGGTTACTTCTAATTTATTGGTCGCTTTTTCTTCCAGTTTAATAGTACTGCTCGTCATGCGAACATTATTAGGTGTTGCTCTGGGAGGTTTTTGGGCGATGGCGGCAGCAGTTGCAATGCGTTTAGTACCTGCAGCACTCGTCCCAAGAGCTCTTTCTATAATTTTTAGTGGCATAGCCGTTGGAACAGTGGTATCCGTACCCTTGGGAAGCTACTTAGGAGGGATCTTGGGATGGAGAAGTGCCTTCTATGCGGCGGCTGTAATAGGGGTAATCACACTGGTTTTCCAATGGTTCACTCTGCCTCGACTAAGACCCCAGAAAACAGCAACCTCGGGTACAGTGTCCAGTATACTTTTACGGCCAGGGATAGCTATAGGAATGGTAGGCTGTGTACTAGCACACATGGGGCATTACGCACTGTTTACCTACATACGTCCGTTTTTAGAAAGCACTATTTCGATAGGGCCTAATGGTTTAGCCCTCATGCTTCTAGGATTTGGAGTAGCTAATTTTGCAGGAACGTTATTAGCCGGTAAACTACTGGAAAGAAGTTTGCGTAGAACACTGGTATTGATGCCAATGATCGTAGGTATCATAGCATTGCTTTTGGTAATGATTCCATCTTCTTTTGTAGGACATGCGCTATTAATTGCGATTTGGGGAATGGCTTTTGGCGGGGTTCCTGTAGCATGGTCAAATTGGGTTGCAAGAGCCGTTCCTGACCAAGCCGAAAGTGCCGGAGGCATGGTTGTGGCAGCCGTACAGGGGGCTATTGCAGCTGGTGCAGCCGCAGGGGGAATGTTATTTAACTTTACGGGAATTGTTGGTGTATTTGTTGCTGCCGGCGTCTCTATGCTTTTGGCTGGGCTACTAATCGAATTATGGGTTAAAGTCGGGAAATCTGGACATAATACATAA